The Leifsonia williamsii genome includes a region encoding these proteins:
- a CDS encoding glycoside hydrolase family 15 protein: protein MCAMTEPFPDIADHGLIGDLQSVALVSTAGSVDWFCAPRFDSPSIFASLLDREKGGYFRIHAAGEGMRVKQMYFPQTAVLITRFMSEAGVGEVIDFMPVADEPTVPTPNRLLVRAIRMVRGELTFRVECRPRFDYGRRQHTATGYPHGVRFESGDTSAALHGLGGDVLDGDDVDTSLTLKAGALRMLVFETEPESAPHELTSARGTRLFRETVAFWREWIGRSTYRGRWREAVERSSMVLKLLQYAPTGALVAAPTAALPEQLGGVRNWDYRYTWIRDSSFSIDALLALGHSEEALGFILWAGDRVVEQVGEASGPLKIMYRIDGSSDLEELTLDHFEGYAGSRPVHIGNGAADQLQLDIYGEAIDALAIGERVRAIGHPGWTKLVSIIDWLADNWDQPDEGVWETRGGRKDFTYGRIMCWVAFDRAIRMAVERGRPAPLEKWTAARDAVYQQVFTRCWNPDRRAFTQYPGTDVLDAITLLMPIVGMISPQDPMWLSTLDAITDELVTDSLVYRYNPSASPDGLPGAEGTFSLCSFFYVRALTDAGRLDEARYAFEKMLTYGNHVGLYAEEIDPAGLQLGNFPQAFTHLALIRAAISLDAALNAHPAGAQQQQQPAGARTGVLS, encoded by the coding sequence GTGTGCGCCATGACCGAGCCGTTCCCCGACATCGCCGACCACGGCCTCATCGGCGACCTGCAGTCCGTCGCTCTCGTCTCGACCGCGGGGTCGGTCGACTGGTTCTGCGCGCCGCGGTTCGACTCGCCGTCGATCTTCGCCTCGCTGCTCGACCGCGAGAAGGGAGGGTATTTCCGCATCCACGCCGCGGGCGAGGGGATGCGCGTGAAGCAGATGTACTTCCCGCAGACGGCGGTGCTGATCACCCGGTTCATGAGCGAGGCCGGCGTCGGCGAGGTGATCGACTTCATGCCGGTCGCCGACGAGCCGACGGTGCCGACGCCGAACCGGCTGCTGGTGCGCGCGATCCGGATGGTGCGCGGGGAGCTGACCTTCCGGGTGGAGTGCCGCCCACGGTTCGACTACGGCCGCCGGCAGCACACGGCGACGGGGTACCCGCACGGCGTGCGCTTCGAGTCGGGCGACACCAGCGCCGCGCTGCACGGGCTGGGCGGCGACGTGCTCGACGGCGACGACGTCGACACCTCCCTCACGCTGAAGGCGGGCGCCCTGCGGATGCTCGTGTTCGAGACCGAGCCGGAGTCCGCTCCGCACGAGCTGACCAGCGCCCGCGGCACCCGGCTGTTCCGCGAGACGGTCGCCTTCTGGCGCGAGTGGATCGGCCGCAGCACCTACCGGGGCCGGTGGCGGGAGGCGGTCGAGCGCTCCTCCATGGTCCTCAAGCTGCTGCAGTACGCGCCGACCGGGGCGCTCGTCGCGGCGCCGACCGCGGCCCTGCCCGAGCAGCTCGGCGGGGTGCGCAACTGGGACTACCGGTACACCTGGATCCGCGACTCCTCGTTCTCGATCGACGCGCTGCTCGCCCTCGGCCACTCGGAGGAGGCGCTCGGCTTCATCCTCTGGGCGGGCGACCGCGTCGTCGAACAGGTGGGGGAGGCGTCGGGGCCGCTCAAGATCATGTACCGCATCGACGGCTCCTCCGACCTGGAGGAGCTGACGCTCGACCACTTCGAGGGCTACGCCGGCTCCCGGCCGGTGCACATCGGCAACGGCGCGGCCGACCAGCTGCAGCTCGACATCTACGGCGAGGCGATCGACGCGCTCGCGATCGGCGAGCGGGTCCGCGCGATCGGGCATCCCGGCTGGACCAAGCTCGTGTCGATCATCGACTGGCTCGCCGACAACTGGGACCAGCCCGACGAGGGCGTGTGGGAGACGCGCGGCGGCCGCAAGGACTTCACCTACGGTCGCATCATGTGCTGGGTCGCGTTCGACCGGGCGATCAGGATGGCGGTGGAGCGGGGGAGGCCCGCCCCACTGGAGAAATGGACGGCCGCCCGCGACGCGGTCTACCAGCAGGTGTTCACGCGCTGCTGGAACCCCGACCGCCGGGCGTTCACGCAGTATCCCGGCACGGACGTCCTGGACGCGATCACCCTCCTGATGCCGATCGTCGGCATGATCTCGCCGCAGGACCCGATGTGGCTGTCGACGCTCGACGCGATCACCGACGAGCTCGTCACCGACAGCCTGGTGTACCGCTACAACCCGTCGGCCTCGCCGGACGGGCTGCCGGGCGCGGAGGGCACCTTCTCGCTCTGCTCGTTCTTCTACGTGCGAGCGCTCACCGACGCCGGACGGCTGGACGAGGCCCGCTACGCGTTCGAGAAGATGCTCACCTACGGCAACCACGTCGGGCTCTACGCCGAGGAGATCGACCCGGCCGGCCTCCAGCTCGGCAACTTCCCGCAGGCGTTCACGCACCTGGCGCTGATCAGGGCGGCGATCAGCCTGGACGCGGCCCTGAACGCGCATCCCGCGGGCGCGCAGCAGCAGCAGCAGCCGGCGGGCGCGCGGACCGGGGTGCTCTCGTGA
- a CDS encoding ATP-binding protein → MIPLTIGTAVEAPERPAVIDGSRFNRHTFWCGQSGSGKTYALGVVLEQLLLNTELPIAVLDPNADFVRLASTREDADPDQAARLAALDMRVLHSSTPAEPQLHTRFVDLSVRSQAAVGRLDPIADEEEYNALLHLDKNVGHFDRSTFLSGLVGSPDAAQHRLGLRIDNLEILDWPLWAFGGGSATDVVDERPRVTVLDVGGFAHPAEPQAAALGILEHLWERRMERRPLLIVIDEAHNFCPPEPRNSVEAQLTEQLIQIAAEGRKFGLWLFLSTQRPTKIHPNVLSQCDNLGLMRMNAPRDLAEIGDVFGFVPQHLLEQSPSFRKGEALFAGAFSDEPQLVRIGRRLTVEGGGDLSVEPSPAAGA, encoded by the coding sequence GTGATCCCGCTGACGATCGGCACGGCTGTGGAGGCGCCGGAGCGCCCGGCGGTCATCGACGGCTCCCGGTTCAACCGGCACACCTTCTGGTGCGGGCAGAGCGGCTCGGGCAAGACGTACGCGCTCGGCGTGGTGCTGGAGCAGCTCCTCCTGAACACGGAGCTGCCCATCGCCGTGCTCGACCCGAACGCCGACTTCGTGCGCCTGGCCTCCACCCGGGAAGACGCCGACCCCGACCAGGCCGCCCGGTTGGCCGCCCTCGACATGCGCGTGCTGCACTCCAGCACTCCGGCCGAGCCGCAGCTCCACACCCGGTTCGTCGACCTCAGCGTGCGCTCGCAGGCGGCGGTGGGGCGGCTCGACCCGATCGCCGACGAGGAGGAGTACAACGCCCTCCTGCACCTCGACAAGAACGTCGGCCACTTCGACCGCTCGACCTTCCTCTCCGGACTCGTCGGCTCGCCCGACGCGGCCCAGCACCGCCTGGGGCTGCGGATCGACAACCTGGAGATCCTCGACTGGCCGCTGTGGGCGTTCGGCGGCGGCTCCGCGACCGACGTGGTCGACGAGCGGCCCCGCGTGACGGTGCTCGACGTGGGCGGCTTCGCGCACCCGGCCGAGCCGCAGGCCGCCGCGCTCGGCATCCTGGAGCACCTGTGGGAGCGCAGGATGGAGCGCCGGCCGCTGCTGATCGTGATCGACGAGGCGCACAACTTCTGCCCGCCGGAGCCGCGGAACAGCGTGGAGGCGCAGCTCACCGAGCAGCTCATCCAGATCGCCGCCGAGGGCCGCAAGTTCGGCCTCTGGCTGTTCCTGTCGACGCAGCGGCCGACGAAGATCCATCCCAACGTGCTCTCGCAGTGCGACAACCTCGGCCTGATGCGGATGAACGCGCCGCGCGACCTCGCCGAGATCGGCGACGTGTTCGGCTTCGTGCCGCAGCACCTGCTGGAGCAGTCGCCGTCGTTCCGCAAGGGCGAGGCGCTGTTCGCGGGGGCGTTCAGCGACGAGCCGCAGCTGGTGCGGATCGGCCGCCGTCTGACGGTCGAGGGCGGCGGCGACCTGTCCGTCGAGCCGAGCCCGGCGGCCGGGGCGTGA
- a CDS encoding AI-2E family transporter yields MPTPQWWPLRRRAKTPQPAPPSGDDADAESTAASVQTGVGRSTRILLALAGATVVSFGMAAISGILAPTLLALVLTICAQPVRVWLTRHGTPEGVATGAVALTIFALLAAFAAVIVIALAQFVAMLPQYKPQLEQAGQQIGSWLQSIGVGPQEVSQITKGFDPSKFLDFFTGLLGGAFGLVSFLVVVLTMLILMPADAAYTPTLLRQLQPVRPNLVYALTGFAHSVRRYMVVTTALGVVQGVINGVALLILGVPAALLWAILSFLCSFIPNVGYFIALVPPLVFGWLTGGWPTVVAVIIVYGVINAVVQSVVQPKVVGNAVALSQTLTFFSVLFWAVVLGAIGAILAVPLTLLVRAVLVDSDPRARTWRPMLGDLEATRALMRQEGAERKAERHELKAHRHDGTAP; encoded by the coding sequence ATGCCCACACCGCAGTGGTGGCCGCTCCGGCGCCGCGCGAAGACGCCGCAGCCCGCGCCCCCCAGCGGAGACGACGCGGACGCCGAGAGCACAGCCGCCTCCGTGCAGACCGGGGTCGGGCGCAGCACCCGCATCCTGCTCGCGCTGGCCGGAGCGACGGTCGTGTCGTTCGGCATGGCCGCGATCAGCGGCATCCTCGCACCGACCCTCCTCGCGCTCGTCCTCACCATCTGCGCCCAGCCGGTGCGCGTCTGGCTGACCAGGCACGGCACTCCGGAGGGGGTCGCCACCGGGGCGGTCGCGCTGACGATCTTCGCGCTCCTCGCCGCCTTCGCCGCGGTCATCGTGATCGCTCTCGCACAGTTCGTCGCCATGCTGCCGCAGTACAAGCCGCAGCTGGAGCAGGCGGGCCAGCAGATCGGCTCCTGGCTGCAGAGCATCGGCGTCGGGCCGCAGGAGGTGTCGCAGATCACCAAGGGCTTCGACCCGTCGAAGTTCCTCGACTTCTTCACCGGGCTGCTGGGCGGCGCGTTCGGCCTGGTGTCGTTCCTGGTCGTGGTGCTGACCATGCTCATCCTGATGCCGGCGGACGCCGCCTACACGCCGACGCTGCTACGGCAGCTGCAACCGGTGCGACCGAACCTCGTCTACGCGCTGACCGGCTTCGCGCACAGCGTCCGCCGCTACATGGTCGTGACGACGGCGCTCGGCGTCGTGCAGGGCGTGATCAACGGCGTCGCGCTCCTGATCCTCGGCGTGCCGGCGGCGCTGCTGTGGGCCATCCTGTCGTTCCTGTGCTCGTTCATCCCGAACGTCGGCTACTTCATCGCCCTCGTGCCGCCGCTGGTGTTCGGCTGGCTGACGGGAGGCTGGCCGACCGTCGTCGCCGTCATCATCGTCTACGGCGTCATCAACGCGGTGGTCCAGTCGGTGGTGCAGCCGAAGGTGGTCGGCAACGCGGTGGCGCTGAGCCAGACGCTCACCTTCTTCTCCGTGCTGTTCTGGGCGGTCGTCCTCGGGGCGATCGGCGCGATCCTGGCGGTGCCGCTGACGCTGCTGGTCCGCGCGGTGCTGGTCGACTCCGACCCCCGCGCCCGCACCTGGCGGCCGATGCTCGGCGACCTGGAAGCGACCCGCGCCCTGATGAGGCAGGAGGGCGCCGAGCGCAAGGCCGAGCGGCACGAGCTGAAGGCGCACCGGCACGACGGGACGGCTCCGTAG
- a CDS encoding SHOCT domain-containing protein: MDWSNFWSVIWLFFWSFAFVAYLFALFAIISDLFRDHTLNGWWKAVWIIFLIFVPFLTALVYLIARGPGMAQRNQREARQMQSATDDYIRQVAGSSPADEISKAKALLDSGAISPAEFEHLKSVALGRPATPPASGAGAHAAPMAATAAAAAPPTGTTPPAAPTA; this comes from the coding sequence ATGGACTGGAGCAACTTCTGGAGTGTCATCTGGCTCTTCTTCTGGAGCTTCGCGTTCGTCGCGTACCTGTTCGCGCTGTTCGCGATCATCAGCGACCTGTTCCGTGACCACACGCTCAACGGCTGGTGGAAGGCGGTGTGGATCATCTTCCTGATCTTCGTGCCGTTCCTCACGGCGCTGGTCTACCTGATCGCGCGCGGCCCCGGAATGGCTCAGCGCAACCAGAGGGAGGCCCGTCAGATGCAGTCGGCGACCGACGACTACATCCGTCAGGTGGCCGGGTCGAGCCCGGCGGACGAGATCAGCAAGGCGAAGGCCCTGCTCGACTCGGGCGCCATCTCGCCGGCCGAGTTCGAGCACCTCAAGTCGGTCGCGCTCGGCCGGCCCGCCACGCCGCCTGCATCGGGGGCCGGCGCGCATGCCGCCCCGATGGCCGCGACCGCTGCGGCAGCAGCACCGCCCACCGGGACGACGCCGCCTGCGGCACCGACGGCCTGA
- a CDS encoding ADP-dependent NAD(P)H-hydrate dehydratase, with the protein MPTRDRGGAAPRRVTPELLRGWPLPEATGSKRSRGSVLVVGGASRSPGAAMLAGRAALRVGAGRLSLAVGASVATAVAVAVPESGVVPLAETRDGHVRGSALGAAADDLHSADAVLLGPGLDDAAETARMLPRAARAVGRDTVLVLDAFALGALAGHPRLAGRGRRILTPNQAEAARLLGRDLRSLDDDTLAIARHYDAVVSCFGRIASPAGDLFALDDDDHGLGTSGSGDVQSGAIAGLAARGADPLQAAVWGTYLHTAAGAALAADLAPVGYLASELVDRLPRELAALS; encoded by the coding sequence GTGCCGACGCGTGATCGCGGCGGCGCAGCTCCGCGGCGCGTGACGCCCGAGCTGCTGCGCGGCTGGCCGCTGCCGGAGGCCACCGGCTCGAAGCGGTCGCGCGGGTCCGTGCTGGTCGTGGGCGGCGCCTCCCGCTCTCCCGGCGCGGCGATGCTCGCCGGCCGGGCGGCGCTGCGGGTCGGAGCGGGGAGGCTGAGCCTGGCGGTCGGCGCCTCGGTCGCCACCGCCGTCGCCGTCGCGGTGCCGGAGTCGGGTGTCGTCCCGCTGGCCGAGACGCGCGACGGCCACGTGCGCGGCTCGGCGCTGGGGGCTGCGGCCGACGACCTCCACTCGGCCGATGCGGTGCTGCTCGGCCCCGGACTGGACGACGCGGCCGAGACCGCCCGCATGCTGCCCCGCGCGGCCCGCGCGGTCGGACGCGACACCGTGCTCGTGCTCGACGCCTTCGCGCTCGGTGCGCTCGCCGGCCACCCGCGGCTCGCCGGTCGCGGGCGGCGCATCCTCACGCCGAACCAGGCGGAGGCGGCGCGGCTGCTGGGCCGCGACCTCCGCTCGCTCGACGACGACACCCTCGCGATCGCGCGCCACTACGACGCGGTGGTGAGCTGCTTCGGGCGCATCGCCTCCCCCGCCGGCGACCTGTTCGCGCTCGACGACGACGACCACGGGCTGGGCACCTCCGGCAGCGGCGACGTCCAATCCGGCGCCATCGCGGGCCTTGCCGCGCGCGGCGCCGACCCGCTGCAGGCGGCGGTGTGGGGCACCTACCTGCACACGGCCGCGGGCGCGGCGCTGGCTGCGGACCTCGCGCCGGTCGGCTACCTCGCGTCGGAGCTCGTCGACCGCCTCCCCCGGGAGCTCGCCGCGCTGTCCTGA
- a CDS encoding histidine phosphatase family protein, whose amino-acid sequence MTARRLLLIRHGESTANVAATAAEAAGSETIAVQARDADIPLSPLGELQAAALGARLRDALPADVVLFSSPYRRALQTGRIALGEQAPLRIDERLRDRELGVIDALTTLGVERRLPDEAARRRWVGKLYYRPPGGESWADLALRLRSFLRDLPAADTVAVFAHDAIVSVFLYVLLGMTEEELADFLLTRPVTNASVTALTQADDGRWRVEAFADDAHLAVAGLPATEHPGATRADA is encoded by the coding sequence ATGACCGCTCGCAGGCTCCTCCTCATCCGGCACGGCGAGAGCACCGCGAACGTCGCCGCCACGGCCGCCGAGGCCGCGGGCAGCGAGACGATCGCGGTGCAGGCGCGCGACGCCGACATCCCGCTCTCCCCGCTCGGCGAGCTGCAGGCCGCCGCCCTGGGGGCGCGGCTGCGCGATGCGCTGCCGGCCGACGTCGTGCTGTTCAGCTCCCCGTACCGCCGCGCGCTGCAGACCGGTCGCATCGCCCTCGGCGAGCAGGCGCCGCTGCGCATCGACGAGCGGCTGCGCGACCGCGAGCTCGGCGTCATCGACGCGCTCACGACCCTGGGAGTCGAGCGCCGCCTGCCCGACGAGGCGGCCCGGCGCCGCTGGGTCGGCAAGCTGTACTACCGGCCGCCGGGCGGCGAGTCGTGGGCCGACCTGGCGCTGCGGCTGCGCTCGTTCCTGCGCGACCTCCCGGCGGCCGACACCGTCGCCGTGTTCGCGCACGACGCCATCGTCAGCGTCTTCCTCTACGTGCTGCTCGGGATGACCGAGGAGGAGCTCGCGGACTTCCTGCTCACCCGCCCGGTGACCAACGCGTCCGTGACCGCGCTCACCCAGGCGGACGACGGCCGGTGGCGCGTGGAGGCGTTCGCCGACGACGCCCACCTCGCCGTCGCGGGCCTCCCCGCCACCGAGCACCCTGGGGCGACCCGTGCCGACGCGTGA
- a CDS encoding helix-turn-helix transcriptional regulator produces MDRSALADFLRRHRETLQPADVGLPAGARRRAAGLRREEVALLAAMSADYYTRLEQRRGPQPSEQMLDSLARALRLSADERDYLYRVAGHNPPDRLSGGAHVPPALQRVLDRLEDTPALVLSNTGETLVQNRMAVALLGDRSGYTGLERSEYYRWFTQPETARAMYPEEDRDRQSRAQVASLRDAYGMLGARSRAGELVRALLRESPEFAQLWERHEVARRFEDHKTLVHPELGAIELDCQALFTEDQSQCLLVLTASPRTEAAEKLALLSVLGTQSFA; encoded by the coding sequence ATGGACCGCTCCGCGCTCGCCGACTTCCTCCGCCGCCACCGGGAGACGCTGCAGCCGGCCGACGTCGGGCTGCCCGCCGGAGCCCGCCGCCGCGCCGCCGGACTGCGCCGCGAGGAGGTCGCCCTGCTCGCCGCGATGTCCGCCGACTACTACACGCGGCTGGAGCAGCGCCGCGGCCCGCAGCCGAGCGAGCAGATGCTCGACTCCCTCGCCCGGGCGTTGCGGCTGAGCGCCGACGAGCGCGATTATCTCTACCGGGTCGCCGGCCACAACCCGCCGGACCGGCTCTCGGGAGGCGCGCACGTGCCTCCCGCGCTGCAGCGGGTGCTCGACCGGCTGGAGGACACGCCCGCGCTGGTGCTGTCGAACACCGGGGAGACGCTGGTGCAGAACCGCATGGCGGTCGCCCTGCTCGGCGACCGGTCGGGCTACACCGGGCTGGAGCGCAGCGAGTACTACCGCTGGTTCACGCAGCCGGAGACCGCGCGTGCGATGTACCCCGAGGAGGACCGCGACCGGCAGAGCCGCGCGCAGGTGGCCTCCCTGCGCGACGCGTACGGCATGCTCGGGGCGCGGTCGCGCGCCGGGGAGCTGGTGCGCGCGCTGCTGCGCGAGAGCCCCGAGTTCGCGCAGCTGTGGGAGCGGCACGAGGTGGCTCGGCGGTTCGAGGACCACAAGACGCTCGTGCACCCGGAGCTCGGCGCGATCGAGCTGGACTGCCAGGCGCTGTTCACCGAGGACCAGTCGCAGTGCCTGCTCGTGCTCACCGCCTCCCCGCGCACGGAGGCCGCCGAGAAGCTCGCGCTGCTCTCCGTGCTCGGCACCCAGTCCTTCGCCTGA
- a CDS encoding SDR family oxidoreductase, translating into MNITGNTVFIPGATSGIGLALAVALQQRGNTVVVGGRRTDLLERIAAEHPGIDTVRIDTADPDSIQEAAATVLQAHPDLNVLVTMAGIMRVEDWHRPEGFLATAEATVTTNLLGPIRLIGAFIEHLQTRPDATIVTVSSGLAFAPLAATPTYNATKAAIHLLSESIRLQLAGSSVKIVELEPPSVATDLMPGQRESAFAMPLDAFVAEVMQLIETQPDATEIQVERVKFLRYGEARGDYAEVVRVLNASDPHGKDAAA; encoded by the coding sequence ATGAACATCACAGGGAACACCGTCTTCATCCCCGGCGCGACGAGCGGCATCGGCCTCGCGCTGGCCGTCGCCCTCCAGCAGCGCGGCAACACCGTCGTCGTCGGCGGCCGCCGCACCGACCTGCTCGAGCGGATCGCCGCCGAGCACCCCGGCATCGACACCGTGCGCATCGACACCGCCGACCCCGACAGCATCCAGGAGGCCGCGGCGACCGTGCTCCAGGCGCACCCCGATCTCAACGTGCTCGTCACCATGGCGGGAATCATGCGCGTGGAGGACTGGCACCGCCCCGAGGGCTTCCTCGCGACTGCGGAGGCGACCGTCACCACGAACCTGCTCGGCCCGATCCGCCTCATCGGCGCGTTCATCGAGCACCTGCAGACCCGGCCCGACGCGACGATCGTGACCGTGTCGTCCGGGCTGGCCTTCGCCCCGCTCGCCGCGACCCCGACCTACAACGCGACCAAGGCGGCCATCCACCTCCTCAGCGAGAGCATCCGCCTCCAGCTCGCCGGCAGCAGCGTGAAGATCGTGGAGCTGGAGCCGCCGTCGGTCGCCACCGATCTCATGCCCGGGCAGCGTGAGAGCGCCTTCGCGATGCCGCTCGACGCGTTCGTCGCCGAGGTCATGCAGCTGATCGAGACGCAGCCCGACGCGACGGAGATCCAGGTCGAGCGGGTGAAGTTCCTCCGCTACGGGGAGGCTCGCGGCGACTACGCCGAGGTGGTGCGGGTGCTCAACGCGTCCGACCCGCACGGCAAGGACGCGGCCGCCTGA
- a CDS encoding DNA glycosylase AlkZ-like family protein — MTIHLERDEARRIAVRAQRLDADRPGELVPLVEHLTFLQLDPTAAVAPSADLIAFTRLGADYRPEQLRAALEEDRLLYELKAQDDPVTPPFAMIRPVSDLPLLLDRMSAGPEHGGWRAWLAANPRFRQDVLDRLRAEGPLLSKDIPDTAQTPWVSSGWTHEQNVTRMLEALAARGEIAVAGRIGRQRTWDLTERLHPDLPEPVPEEQARPLRDERRLRSLGIARPQLVGEAGDEATVEGSRLRWRVDPALVGAEAVGAGFRGRTALLSPFDRLVHDRIRTQEVFGFEYLLEMYKPAAKRRWGYFALPILHDDRLIGKLDATADRKAGLLRVAAVHEDEHADAATREAVRTAVDQLAAWQGLTVAWP, encoded by the coding sequence ATGACCATCCACCTCGAGCGCGACGAAGCCCGGCGGATCGCGGTGCGGGCCCAGCGGCTCGACGCCGACCGGCCGGGCGAGCTGGTGCCGCTGGTCGAGCACCTCACCTTCCTGCAGCTCGACCCCACCGCGGCCGTCGCGCCGAGCGCCGACCTCATCGCCTTCACCCGCCTCGGTGCCGACTACCGGCCCGAGCAGCTGCGGGCCGCGCTCGAGGAGGACCGCCTCCTCTACGAGCTCAAGGCCCAGGACGACCCGGTGACGCCGCCGTTCGCGATGATCCGGCCGGTCTCCGACCTCCCGCTGCTGCTCGACCGGATGTCCGCGGGCCCGGAGCACGGCGGCTGGCGGGCGTGGCTCGCCGCCAATCCGCGCTTCCGGCAGGACGTGCTCGACCGCCTCCGCGCCGAGGGGCCGCTGCTGTCGAAGGACATCCCCGACACCGCCCAGACGCCGTGGGTCTCGAGCGGATGGACGCACGAGCAGAACGTCACCCGGATGCTCGAGGCGCTGGCCGCGCGCGGCGAGATCGCGGTCGCCGGGCGCATCGGCCGCCAGCGCACCTGGGACCTCACCGAGCGCCTCCACCCCGACCTCCCCGAACCGGTGCCCGAGGAGCAGGCGCGTCCGCTGCGCGACGAGCGGAGGCTCCGCTCGCTGGGTATCGCGCGCCCGCAGCTGGTCGGCGAGGCCGGCGACGAGGCGACGGTGGAGGGCAGCCGGCTGCGCTGGCGGGTCGATCCCGCGCTCGTCGGGGCGGAGGCGGTCGGCGCCGGGTTCCGGGGCCGGACCGCACTGCTGTCGCCGTTCGACCGGCTCGTCCACGACCGCATCCGCACGCAGGAGGTCTTCGGCTTCGAGTACCTGCTCGAGATGTACAAGCCGGCGGCGAAACGGCGGTGGGGCTACTTCGCGCTGCCGATCCTCCACGACGACCGCCTGATCGGCAAGCTCGACGCGACCGCCGACCGCAAAGCCGGCCTCCTGCGCGTCGCGGCCGTGCACGAGGACGAGCACGCTGACGCCGCGACGCGGGAGGCCGTGCGCACGGCGGTCGACCAGCTCGCGGCCTGGCAGGGGCTCACGGTCGCGTGGCCGTGA
- a CDS encoding NAD(P)/FAD-dependent oxidoreductase, whose translation MSGGAEGRLRVAIVGTGVAGAATGFALARRGAAVTFVEAGLAGRATAAGAGIIQPWSSSAGGDFYRLYAAAADYYPELVERLAEAGVRDTGYHRAGALVVNRDRAVIDAAEERIASRAAEAATIGEVRRIGAAEARELFPPLADGFDALHLSGGARVDGRRLREALLAGAQAHGAELIEGTAALTESGGVEVEGRAVPADAVVVAAGAWTDLLLAPLGARVGVEPQRGQLVHLRVEGVETRDWPSVHPVAPHYLVAFDGGRVVAGATRETGSGFDARETADGLRQVLADALAVAPGLADATVIETRVGLRPLADGDEPVFGPVEGHAGLFVNAGFGAAGLTMGPLVGDLLARRVLDA comes from the coding sequence TTGAGCGGCGGTGCGGAGGGGCGGCTCCGCGTCGCGATCGTCGGCACCGGGGTCGCCGGCGCGGCCACCGGGTTCGCACTGGCGCGCCGGGGTGCCGCGGTGACGTTCGTCGAGGCGGGGCTCGCGGGCCGGGCGACCGCGGCGGGAGCCGGCATCATCCAGCCGTGGAGCTCGTCGGCGGGCGGCGACTTCTACCGCCTCTATGCGGCCGCCGCCGACTACTACCCCGAACTCGTGGAACGGCTGGCGGAGGCCGGAGTGCGTGACACCGGCTACCACCGCGCCGGAGCGCTCGTCGTCAATCGCGATCGCGCGGTGATCGACGCGGCCGAGGAGCGCATCGCGTCCCGGGCGGCCGAGGCCGCCACGATCGGCGAGGTGCGCCGGATCGGCGCGGCGGAGGCGCGCGAGCTGTTCCCGCCGCTCGCCGACGGCTTCGACGCCCTCCACCTCAGCGGCGGCGCCCGGGTCGACGGCCGTCGGCTGCGCGAGGCGCTCCTCGCCGGAGCCCAGGCGCACGGGGCCGAGCTGATCGAGGGCACGGCGGCACTGACCGAGAGCGGCGGCGTGGAGGTGGAGGGCCGCGCGGTCCCGGCCGACGCGGTCGTCGTCGCGGCGGGCGCCTGGACCGACCTCCTGCTCGCGCCGCTCGGCGCCCGCGTCGGCGTGGAGCCGCAGCGCGGGCAGCTCGTGCACCTGCGGGTCGAGGGCGTCGAGACGCGCGACTGGCCCTCGGTGCATCCGGTCGCTCCGCACTACCTGGTCGCGTTCGACGGCGGCCGGGTGGTCGCCGGGGCGACTCGCGAGACGGGTTCGGGCTTCGACGCGCGCGAGACCGCGGACGGCCTCCGCCAGGTGCTCGCCGACGCCCTCGCCGTCGCGCCGGGCCTCGCCGACGCCACGGTGATCGAAACCCGCGTGGGGCTGCGTCCGCTGGCCGACGGCGACGAGCCGGTGTTCGGACCGGTGGAGGGGCACGCCGGCCTGTTCGTGAACGCGGGCTTCGGCGCCGCCGGGCTGACGATGGGCCCGCTGGTGGGCGACCTGCTCGCGCGGCGGGTGCTCGACGCATGA